In one window of Romboutsia hominis DNA:
- a CDS encoding flavoprotein, with amino-acid sequence MDLKKLENIISENVESVVIDYIVEKVFEKLESYNKKLLVVFTGASIGFKDAFKCIKMLQDRGFKLTIVLSNGALNVFNENLIKEFFKVEKVIKEDDNENIISLVKENTIIMIPTLTVNTCSKIANGINDNIATNIISYSLINGKKVIASINGCCPDNEERISIFKDNMSNSYKDLLRNNIKKLKDYNIILTTSVNLEKKVIKIYKDNFSLNTNKKNNDEIDYICSKQNIEIKEILLNKKIISKIDVYNLKHYKVIKINQDSIITPSAKDEALKYNINILKI; translated from the coding sequence TTGGATTTAAAAAAACTTGAAAACATAATTAGTGAAAATGTAGAAAGTGTAGTTATAGATTATATAGTAGAAAAAGTATTTGAAAAGCTAGAAAGCTACAATAAAAAATTGTTAGTAGTATTTACTGGTGCTAGTATTGGATTTAAAGATGCATTTAAATGCATTAAAATGCTTCAAGATAGAGGATTTAAATTAACAATAGTATTATCAAATGGAGCTTTAAATGTATTTAATGAAAATTTAATAAAAGAATTTTTTAAAGTGGAAAAAGTTATAAAAGAAGATGACAATGAAAATATAATAAGTCTAGTAAAAGAAAATACTATTATAATGATACCTACATTAACAGTTAATACCTGTAGCAAAATTGCAAATGGAATAAATGATAATATAGCTACTAATATAATAAGTTATTCCTTAATTAATGGTAAAAAAGTAATAGCAAGTATTAATGGATGCTGCCCAGACAACGAAGAAAGAATATCTATATTTAAAGATAATATGAGCAATTCATATAAAGATTTACTTAGAAATAATATAAAAAAATTAAAAGATTACAATATTATATTAACTACATCAGTAAATTTAGAAAAAAAAGTTATAAAAATATATAAAGATAATTTTAGTTTAAACACTAATAAAAAAAATAATGATGAAATTGATTATATATGTAGTAAACAAAATATAGAGATTAAAGAAATACTCTTAAATAAGAAAATAATAAGTAAAATAGATGTATATAACTTAAAACACTATAAAGTAATAAAAATAAATCAAGATTCTATAATCACGCCTTCGGCTAAAGATGAGGCATTAAAATACAATATAAATATATTAAAAATATAA
- a CDS encoding EutN/CcmL family microcompartment protein, with product MYLGSVVGTVVSTTKNEGLIGTKLLLVKQLNEKLEVVGNTHVVVDSVGAGVGETVIVATGSSARKIFSSDSPIDCAIVGIVDSIEVNN from the coding sequence ATGTATCTAGGAAGTGTAGTAGGAACAGTAGTATCAACTACTAAAAATGAAGGATTAATAGGAACAAAGCTTCTACTTGTAAAACAATTAAATGAAAAATTAGAAGTGGTTGGAAACACACATGTTGTAGTAGATTCAGTAGGCGCTGGAGTTGGAGAGACTGTAATTGTTGCAACAGGGAGCTCTGCAAGAAAGATATTTTCATCTGATTCCCCTATAGACTGTGCAATAGTTGGAATAGTAGATAGTATAGAAGTTAATAATTAG
- a CDS encoding cob(I)yrinic acid a,c-diamide adenosyltransferase, with the protein MANLYTKTGDKGSTSLFGGKRVSKNDYKVECYGTIDEAISMLGVAYSQSKNEDIKSYLNKIQRKLFIVGAELASDEKGLSMLSYTVNEEDIKELEHIVDECSKLNGRQKSFIIPGKNESSASIHVARTIIRRAERNIVTLKENGNIRDELLKYVNRLSDTLYALARLEETYCKIDDIKSKVIDKLEKLDNIEKENEESIKFKLENIIKMASYAQRKAKELNVNIVFSAVDSGGNLILLHRMEDSLLGSINISMNKAYTANALKISTDKLGKLCKSGEALYGIQNTNDNKIVVFGGGYPIYNNEKIVGAIGVSGGSVEEDMEIALYSIQMMKMKSN; encoded by the coding sequence ATGGCTAATTTATATACGAAAACAGGTGATAAAGGAAGTACTAGTCTGTTTGGTGGTAAAAGAGTATCAAAAAATGACTATAAAGTAGAATGTTATGGAACAATAGATGAGGCTATATCAATGCTTGGAGTTGCGTACTCTCAAAGTAAAAATGAAGATATAAAAAGTTATCTAAATAAAATACAAAGAAAATTATTTATAGTAGGTGCTGAACTTGCTAGTGATGAAAAAGGATTATCTATGTTGTCATATACAGTAAATGAAGAAGACATAAAAGAATTAGAACATATAGTAGATGAGTGCAGCAAGCTAAATGGAAGACAAAAAAGTTTTATAATACCTGGGAAAAATGAGTCTTCAGCATCTATTCATGTTGCAAGAACTATAATAAGAAGAGCAGAAAGAAATATAGTTACGTTAAAAGAAAATGGTAATATTAGAGATGAATTACTAAAATACGTAAATAGATTATCGGATACATTATATGCTTTAGCAAGATTAGAAGAAACTTATTGTAAGATAGATGATATAAAAAGCAAGGTTATAGATAAGTTAGAAAAACTTGATAATATAGAAAAAGAAAATGAAGAGAGTATAAAGTTTAAATTAGAAAATATAATAAAAATGGCAAGTTATGCTCAGAGAAAAGCAAAAGAATTAAATGTTAATATAGTTTTTTCTGCAGTAGATAGTGGAGGTAATCTTATATTACTTCATAGAATGGAAGATTCATTACTTGGTAGTATAAATATAAGTATGAATAAAGCATATACTGCAAATGCCTTAAAAATATCAACTGATAAACTAGGTAAGCTTTGTAAAAGTGGAGAAGCACTTTACGGTATTCAAAATACTAATGACAATAAAATAGTTGTCTTTGGTGGAGGATATCCAATATATAACAATGAAAAAATAGTTGGAGCTATAGGTGTAAGTGGCGGTAGTGTAGAAGAAGATATGGAGATAGCTTTATACTCAATACAAATGATGAAAATGAAAAGCAATTAA
- a CDS encoding aldehyde dehydrogenase family protein yields MSALNVEEIVKKVMSELNNVNSLKECEHGIFESMNDAIEASFIAQRKYLKHSLSDRDKYIKAIKNEFYKEENLKKICKMTVEETGMGNYSHKLLKNRLVLEKTPGVEDLKTDAYTGDNGLTLVELSPYGVIGSITPTTNPTETILCNTIGMLAAGNSIVFSPHPRAKEVSLFTIKLINKALKEAKAPDNLVVTLKNPTIENANIMMNHEKVKLLVATGGPGVVKSVLSTGKKAIGAGAGNPPAVVDETADIEKAAKDIVDGCSFDNNLPCIAEKEVIAVDEITDYLIFNMKKNGAYEIKDKETLNNLQNLVLSKDLKLNTECVGKSARYLLDKIGIQVEDDIKVIIMETDKNHPFVIEELMMPILPIVRVKDVDEAIELSIEVEHGNRHTAIMHSKNIDKLSKMAKLIQTTIFVKNGPSYSGIGVGGEGYTTFTIAGPTGEGLTSAKTFARKRRCVLVDGFDIR; encoded by the coding sequence ATGAGTGCGTTAAATGTTGAGGAAATAGTAAAAAAGGTTATGAGTGAATTAAATAATGTAAATTCTTTAAAAGAGTGTGAACATGGAATATTTGAAAGTATGAACGATGCTATAGAAGCATCATTCATAGCTCAGAGAAAGTACTTAAAGCATAGCCTAAGTGATAGAGATAAATACATAAAAGCTATAAAAAATGAATTTTATAAAGAAGAAAATCTAAAAAAAATATGCAAAATGACAGTTGAAGAAACTGGTATGGGAAATTACAGCCATAAACTTTTGAAAAATAGATTAGTACTAGAGAAAACACCAGGTGTAGAAGATTTAAAAACAGACGCTTATACAGGTGATAATGGTCTTACTTTAGTAGAACTTTCTCCATATGGAGTAATAGGGTCTATAACACCTACAACAAACCCAACAGAAACCATTCTTTGTAATACTATAGGAATGTTAGCAGCAGGAAATTCAATTGTTTTTAGTCCTCACCCAAGAGCTAAGGAAGTATCTTTATTTACCATAAAACTTATAAATAAAGCATTAAAAGAAGCTAAAGCCCCAGATAATTTAGTGGTAACGTTAAAAAATCCTACAATAGAAAATGCAAATATAATGATGAACCATGAAAAAGTTAAATTGCTAGTAGCAACTGGAGGGCCGGGCGTTGTGAAATCAGTATTATCTACTGGAAAAAAAGCGATAGGAGCAGGGGCTGGAAATCCTCCAGCAGTAGTTGATGAAACTGCAGATATAGAAAAAGCAGCAAAAGATATAGTTGATGGATGTAGCTTTGATAACAATCTTCCATGCATAGCAGAAAAAGAAGTTATAGCAGTAGATGAAATTACTGACTATTTAATATTCAATATGAAAAAAAATGGGGCATATGAAATAAAAGATAAGGAAACTTTAAATAACTTACAAAACTTAGTTTTATCTAAGGATTTAAAATTAAATACTGAATGTGTTGGAAAAAGTGCAAGATATTTATTAGATAAGATAGGAATACAAGTTGAGGATGATATAAAAGTAATAATAATGGAAACAGATAAAAATCACCCATTTGTTATAGAAGAATTAATGATGCCAATACTTCCAATAGTTAGAGTTAAAGATGTTGACGAAGCTATAGAACTATCTATAGAAGTTGAACATGGAAATCGACATACAGCTATAATGCATTCTAAAAATATTGATAAATTAAGTAAGATGGCCAAATTAATTCAAACCACTATATTTGTTAAAAATGGACCATCATATTCTGGTATAGGTGTAGGTGGAGAAGGATATACAACATTTACAATAGCTGGTCCAACAGGAGAAGGTTTAACAAGTGCTAAAACTTTTGCTAGAAAAAGAAGATGTGTACTTGTAGATGGCTTTGATATCAGATAA
- a CDS encoding 4Fe-4S dicluster domain-containing protein — MEKDLISIIKEAGIVGAGGAGFPTHVKLNTKADYLIINGAECEPLLRVDQQLMAKESRKLLDAIDLVKKYIGAKVAIIGLKSKYKKAIENIETIINEYENIKMHKMPNFYPAGDEQVLVYETIKKIIPEGSIPLSVGAVVLNVETLLNIYEAYYNDLKVTNKYVTVTGDVKEKITVNVPIGISIKEVIDLAGGSNLDEFVVINGGPMMGKIVSLDDVITKTTKGLIVLPKEHSLVKSINKNISQTLKEAKTSCMHCSLCSEICPRNLLGHNINPHKLIRIASYSSICDTKSSLTTAFLCCECRLCEYACIMNLQPWKLHSNLKKQMSAKNIKNDNNNTPIDVHPFREYKRYPVSKLISKLDLSKYDKNAEIINIYKNFTKVKILLNQHIGISATPIVKKGDKVLKGQLIAFTKEDKLGTSIHSSIEGLVKEVNDKYVLIES, encoded by the coding sequence ATGGAAAAAGATTTAATAAGCATTATTAAAGAAGCTGGTATAGTAGGTGCTGGTGGAGCTGGATTTCCAACTCATGTAAAATTAAATACAAAGGCAGATTATTTAATTATAAATGGAGCTGAATGCGAACCTCTTTTAAGAGTAGATCAACAACTGATGGCTAAAGAATCTAGAAAACTTTTAGACGCTATAGATTTAGTTAAAAAATATATTGGCGCTAAAGTTGCAATAATTGGATTAAAATCTAAGTATAAAAAAGCCATAGAAAATATAGAAACTATAATTAATGAGTATGAAAATATAAAAATGCATAAAATGCCTAATTTTTATCCAGCAGGAGATGAACAGGTATTAGTGTATGAAACTATTAAAAAAATAATACCAGAAGGTTCAATTCCACTTAGTGTAGGAGCTGTAGTATTAAACGTAGAGACTTTATTAAATATATATGAAGCTTATTACAATGATTTAAAAGTTACTAATAAATATGTAACTGTAACTGGAGATGTTAAAGAAAAAATAACAGTTAATGTTCCTATAGGTATATCCATAAAAGAAGTTATAGATTTAGCAGGAGGGAGTAATTTAGATGAATTTGTTGTTATAAATGGTGGACCTATGATGGGTAAAATAGTTTCATTAGATGATGTAATTACAAAAACAACTAAAGGTCTTATAGTATTACCTAAAGAACATAGTCTAGTTAAATCTATAAATAAAAATATATCTCAAACATTAAAAGAAGCTAAAACTTCTTGTATGCATTGTAGTTTATGTAGTGAAATATGCCCTAGAAATTTATTGGGTCATAATATAAATCCACATAAACTAATAAGAATAGCAAGTTATTCAAGTATTTGCGATACCAAATCTAGTTTAACAACAGCATTTTTATGCTGTGAATGTAGGTTATGTGAATATGCTTGTATTATGAATTTACAACCTTGGAAATTACATTCAAATCTAAAAAAACAAATGTCAGCAAAAAATATAAAAAACGATAATAACAATACACCAATAGATGTACATCCATTTAGAGAATATAAAAGATATCCAGTAAGTAAATTAATATCTAAGTTAGATCTTTCGAAGTATGATAAAAACGCAGAAATAATAAATATTTATAAGAATTTTACAAAGGTAAAAATACTTTTAAATCAGCATATAGGAATAAGTGCAACACCTATTGTAAAAAAAGGAGATAAAGTTCTTAAAGGACAGCTAATTGCATTTACAAAAGAAGATAAATTAGGAACATCAATTCATTCAAGTATAGAAGGATTAGTAAAAGAAGTAAATGATAAGTATGTATTAATAGAAAGCTAA